The proteins below are encoded in one region of Telopea speciosissima isolate NSW1024214 ecotype Mountain lineage chromosome 10, Tspe_v1, whole genome shotgun sequence:
- the LOC122643251 gene encoding uncharacterized protein LOC122643251: MRSKEGLATYPHRAPFSIHVDQVFESFRVSRQALIDAVINVGFELKFDKSAKTRVTARCAAIGCKWCIHASKIQQSEEFKVKTLTDCHTCQWLAHPTHRQAGSRCVASVVMPHLREHPKYKVKMIVSFIKQMYKVDINYMVAWRAKEKCISVIHGSWEESYAMIEDYMAQTLLANPGSITVVLCDERRYFKRCYLSYAACIKGFNRGCRPLLFINGTHAQGRYKGIILSATALYGDENFFPLAIAIVENESKDTWEWFFNFLEQSVRDHMAVELLTIISDCMKRLSDSVATYFPNAFHGNCAWHLCQNLQKKYAFDEELTKLEGINHAAAQWIKSNHPENWVVSKFRGLTYGHITSNIVESFNSWIYQARFLRLIPMLENIRLKLMTRFYDNHMKSFQLTGNLTPSAAEYMEKQSFESCNHKAYPANANLYEVYTAEGVQYKVDLQRRICSCQVWHIVGLPCSHALIAIYTAGENSYDHYQKFFGEEFYRQTYFETIYPILPSIETEYKKNDVLPPPVRRMPGRPKSKRRN, from the exons ATGAGGAGCAAAGAAGGACTTGCTACTTACCCACATAGAGCCCCTTTTTCTATACATGTTGATCAAGTGTTTGAAAGCTTTCGTGTGTCCCGACAAGCTCTAATTGATGCAGTTATTAATGTTGGATTTgagttgaaatttgacaaatcaGCCAAAACACGTGTTACTGCACGTTGTGCAGCTATTGGATGCAAATGGTGTATACATGCATCTAAAATCCAGCAAAGTGAAGAGTTCAAAGTGAAGACACTAACTGATTGCCACACATGTCAATGGCTAGCTCATCCTACTCATCGTCAAGCAGGTAGTAGATGCGTTGCAAGTGTTGTTATGCCTCATTTACGAGAACATCCTAAATACAAGGTAAAGATGATAGTTTCTTTCATCAAGCAAATGTATAAAGTTGATATAAATTATATGGTTGCTTGGAGAGCTAAAGAAAAGTGTATTTCTGTCATCCACGGATCATGGGAGGAGTCATATGCGATGATTGAAGACTACATGGCTCAAACCTTGCTAGCCAATCCAGGCAGTATAACAGTTGTATTGTGTGATGAGCGTCGATATTTTAAGAGGTGTTATCTATCATATGCAGCTTGCATCAAAGGGTTCAATCGGGGATGTAGGCCCTTGTTATTTATTAATGGGACACATGCACAGGGAAGATACAAGGGCATAATATTGAGTGCAACAGCTTTATATGGGGATgaaaatttttttcctcttgccATAGCAATAGTTGAGAATGAGTCGAAGGACACCTGGGAGTGGTTCTTCAATTTTCTTGAGCAATCTGTTAGAGACCATATGGCGGTGGAATTACTCACTATTATTTCCGATTGTATGAAGAGGTTATCTGATTCAGTTGCAACATACTTCCCTAATGCATTTCATGGTAACTGTGCATGGCATTTATGTCAGAACTTACAGAAGAAGTATG cttttgatgaagaatTGACAAAGTTAGAGGGAATAAACCATGCTGCTGCCCAGTGGATAAAGTCAAATCACCCTGAAAATTGGGTTGTATCCAAGTTCCGTGGACTGACATATGGACATATTACTTCCAACATTGTTGAATCATTTAATAGTTGGATCTATCAAGCTAGGTTCCTTCGATTGATACCAATGCTTGAGAACATACGTCTTAAATTAATGACGAGATTCTATGATAATCACATGAAGTCCTTCCAGCTTACAGGTAATCTCACTCCTAGTGCTGCAGAATATATGGAGAAGCAATCATTTGAGTCATGCAACCATAAAGCATATCCTGCTAATGCCAATTTATACGAAGTATATACAGCAGAAGGAGTTCAATATAAGGTGGATTTACAAAGGCGGATATGTTCATGTCAGGTTTGGCATATTGTTGGGTTGCCTTGTAGTCATGCACTAATAGCAATTTATACGGCTGGTGAAAATTCTTATGATCATTATCAGAAGTTCTTCGGTGAGGAATTTTACCGTCAAACTTATTTTGAGACTATTTATCCAATATTGCCATCTATTGAAACGgagtataaaaaaaatgatgtccTACCACCACCAGTTCGTCGTATGCCAGGACGGCCcaaaagtaaaagaagaaattaa
- the LOC122643252 gene encoding coumaroyl-CoA:anthocyanidin 3-O-glucoside-6''-O-coumaroyltransferase 1-like, translating to MADHTNPVKVMEHCNISPPPGSVGNKSLPLTFFDIFWLPPYPLVKPELCYVDGDSVSLTLAESDSDLFHYLSGNQARDVNQFHFLVPNLIQSSIVDHLNFSDQLLALQVTLFPYSGICMGVTASHVVLDGRTLVHFMKSWASISRSSSSSSGVAASLSPDSLPFYDRNVINDQKVLKMIYLN from the exons ATGGCTGATCATACTAATCCAGTGAAGGTAATGGAGCACTGCAATATCTCTCCACCACCTGGATCTGTTGGAAACAAGAGCCTTCCCCTCACCTTCTTTGACATTTTCTGGTTACCACCCTATCCCCTTGTGAAG CCTGAGTTATGTTATGTTGATGGAGACTCAGTTTCCTTAACCTTAGCAGAATCAGATAGTGATTTATTCCACTATCTTTCAGGCAACCAAGCAAGAGATGTTAATCAATTCCATTTTCTTGTCCCTAATCTTATCCAATCATCCATTGTAGATCATCTTAATTTCTCAGATCAACTATTAGCTTTGCAAGTAACTCTGTTTCCATACTCTGGAATTTGCATGGGAGTAACTGCTAGTCATGTAGTCCTTGATGGTAGGACCCTTGTCCACTTCATGAAATCATGGGCATCAATTTctagatcatcatcatcatcatcaggagttGCTGCTTCTTTGTCACCAGATTCTCTTCCATTCTATGACAGGAATGTTATAAATGACCAGAAGGTGCTCAAGATGATTTACTTGAATTAG
- the LOC122643253 gene encoding probable glutathione S-transferase: protein MEEKEEELKLLGTKLSPFSWRIIWVLKLKGIEYDFIEEDLRNKSQLLLSSNPVHKKVPVLIHGGKAIPESIIILLYIEETWLKNPILPNDPYERSQALFWAKFADEKFLPEIEMAFSSTGDDQVKAVELATAALEVLEGEIKGKRFFGGDRIGFVDVVVGWIAYWLEMVEEAACFKVSNSKKFPSLHSWMNNFLEVTVIRENLPSPDDLRIFFHDLRQVKCDSLTQEIK, encoded by the exons atggaggagaaggaagaggaattgAAGCTCTTGGGAACAAAGTTAAGCCCATTTAGCTGGAGAATTATATGGGTATTGAAACTGAAGGGAATCGAATACGATTTCATAGAAGAAGATCTGAGAAACAAGAGCCAATTGCTTCTCTCGTCTAACCCAGTTCATAAGAAAGTTCCAGTACTCATTCATGGTGGTAAAGCCATACCTGAGTCAATAATTATTCTCTTATATATAGAGGAGACATGGTTAAAGAATCCCATATTGCCCAATGACCCTTATGAGAGATCACAAGCCCTTTTTTGGGCTAAATTTGCTGATGAGAAG TTCTTGCCGGAGATTGAGATGGCTTTCAGTTCTACTGGAGATGATCAGGTGAAAGCTGTAGAATTAGCAACAGCGGCTTTAGAAGTACTTGAAGGAGAGATTAAGGGGAAGAGATTCTTTGGAGGAGATAGAATTGGGTTTGTGGATGTTGTGGTTGGTTGGATTGCTTATTGGTTAGAGATGGTTGAAGAAGCTGCTTGTTTCAAGGTATCGAATTCCAAGAAGTTCCCTTCACTTCATTCATGGATGAACAACTTTTTGGAAGTTACTGTCATTAGGGAGAACCTTCCATCTCCTGATGATTTGCGTATTTTTTTTCATGATCTTCGGCAAGTTAAGTGTGATTCACTGACTCAAGAAATTAAATAA